One window of the Candidatus Methanoperedens sp. genome contains the following:
- a CDS encoding aldolase, with the protein MWQDIARFGKKLVDHGLVESHFGNISLRAGSKMLITKSGADLDEITENSVVEVNIETPSSLDSIASSETVVHRTIYQNTPALAIIHAHPPFAVIESLLVEDVIVPINIEGQHFLHEIPVVRGDPGTCELADNTALALRGRKGLIVFRHGTFAIGNELDEAYFVTALMEQSCKLKYYFDMAGATRASAK; encoded by the coding sequence ATGTGGCAGGATATAGCCAGATTCGGGAAAAAACTTGTAGATCACGGGCTTGTGGAATCGCATTTCGGGAATATCAGCCTCCGCGCCGGCAGCAAAATGCTCATCACAAAAAGCGGGGCAGATCTTGACGAGATAACCGAAAATAGCGTCGTGGAGGTGAATATTGAGACGCCTTCAAGCCTTGACAGTATCGCGTCATCGGAAACGGTCGTGCACAGAACTATATACCAGAATACCCCGGCGCTTGCGATCATCCATGCCCATCCTCCATTTGCGGTTATCGAATCGCTGCTCGTAGAAGATGTTATCGTTCCAATAAATATCGAAGGACAGCACTTCCTGCATGAAATCCCTGTGGTAAGAGGTGATCCGGGAACCTGCGAACTTGCAGACAACACAGCACTGGCTTTACGCGGCCGCAAAGGCCTTATCGTTTTCAGGCACGGCACCTTCGCGATCGGAAATGAGTTGGATGAAGCTTATTTTGTTACGGCGCTGATGGAGCAAAGCTGCAAATTGAAGTATTACTTCGATATGGCGGGAGCGACGCGGGCTTCAGCAAAATAA